A single region of the Brassica rapa cultivar Chiifu-401-42 chromosome A03, CAAS_Brap_v3.01, whole genome shotgun sequence genome encodes:
- the LOC103861885 gene encoding leucine-rich repeat extensin-like protein 4, producing MTKKKKDDDFKLLCLILFLTSSIQTDASFGVGGGVGVGIGGGVVGGGGVWIGGGNGNTVPTTAPNSAVYNALQAWKAAITDDPSGVLKTWVGSDVCSYKGVFCSGQSITAIDLNHANLKGVLVKDLAYISDLNILHLNSNRFYGQVPESFKDLDSLQELDLSNNRLSGPFPLVTIYIPNLVYLDLRFNSFSGFLPEALFNKRLDAIFLNNNQFEGEIPGNLGNSPASVINLANNKFSGEIPTSFGLTGSRVREVLLLNNQLTGCIPESVGMFSEIEVFDVSHNSLMGHVPDTISCLSEIEILNLAHNRFSGEVPDLVCSLRSLINLTVSFNFFSGISSECSRVSFGFDFAGNCIPGRNSQRPEPDCSGYSGGAMSCYRTPLQPLACAAISIGLKEKFSRYTSSNP from the coding sequence atgacaaagaagaagaaagacgaCGACTTTAAGCTCCTCTGTTTGATCTTGTTTCTAACTAGTTCGATTCAGACAGATGCTTCCTTTGGTGTAGGAGGCGGCGTTGGGGTCGGAATAGGCGGTGGTGTTGTCGGCGGCGGTGGAGTTTGGATTGGCGGCGGTAACGGGAACACCGTTCCAACAACAGCTCCAAACAGCGCGGTTTACAATGCTCTTCAAGCTTGGAAAGCCGCCATTACAGATGATCCTTCCGGTGTTCTGAAGACATGGGTTGGTTCAGATGTTTGTTCTTACAAAGGGGTTTTCTGCTCTGGTCAGTCTATAACCGCCATAGATCTTAACCATGCAAATCTCAAAGGCGTCCTCGTGAAAGACCTCGCTTACATCTCCGACCTCAACATTCTTCATCTCAACAGTAACAGATTCTACGGCCAAGTCCCAGAGTCCTTCAAAGACTTGGACTCTCTCCAGGAGCTTGATCTCAGCAACAACAGACTCTCAGGTCCTTTCCCTTTAGTCACAATCTACATACCAAACCTGGTTTACCTCGACCTCCGGTTTAATAGCTTCTCAGGGTTCCTCCCTGAAGCTCTCTTCAACAAGAGACTAGACGCTATCTTCCTCAACAACAACCAATTCGAAGGAGAGATCCCCGGGAACCTCGGAAACTCTCCTGCTTCTGTGATCAATCTCGCTAATAATAAGTTCTCCGGCGAGATTCCGACGAGTTTCGGCCTCACCGGTTCGAGAGTGAGAGAGGTTCTGCTGTTGAATAACCAGTTAACCGGATGCATACCGGAATCTGTAGGAATGTTCTCGGAGATTGAAGTCTTTGACGTGAGCCACAACTCCTTGATGGGTCATGTCCCCGACACGATCTCATGCCTGTCGGAGATTGAAATTTTGAATCTTGCTCACAACAGATTCTCCGGGGAGGTTCCTGACTTGGTCTGCTCGTTGAGGAGCCTGATAAACCTCACGGTTTCGTTCAATTTCTTCTCCGGGATTAGCTCCGAGTGCTCAAGAGTTAGCTTCGGGTTTGACTTCGCCGGGAACTGTATCCCCGGGAGAAACTCGCAGCGGCCGGAGCCTGATTGCTCTGGTTACTCCGGCGGCGCGATGAGCTGCTACAGGACGCCGTTGCAGCCTCTGGCTTGCGCTGCGATAAGCATCGGACTCAAAGAGAAGTTCAGTCGCTACACTTCGTCTAATCCATGA
- the LOC103861884 gene encoding acid phosphatase 1, giving the protein MASPRGLPISFIVLTLFTFLPNHATSLRTSFIKLPGSDGSRSSAADTYCESWRLAAETNNAGTWDVIPSVCVDSVAGYLNGDQYASDYGVIADYALAFAKTVQVSGDGKDVWIFDIDETLLTNLDYYKAHGYGSEPFESNSFNEWVVEGTAPAFEASLRLYNALKKLGFTIVLLTGRDEHQRSVTETNLRDAGYSGWERLLLRGPEDQGKSATNYKSEQRSKLIGEGFKIRGNTGDQWSDLLGFAVADRSFKVPNPMYYIP; this is encoded by the exons ATGGCGTCTCCTCGTGGCCTTCCGATATCCTTCATCGTCCTCACTCTATTCACCTTCTTACCAAATCACGCAACCTCTCTCCGCACCTCCTTCATCAAGCTCCCGGGAAGCGACGGATCTCGCTCCTCCGCCGCGGATACTTACTGCGAGAGCTGGAGGTTGGCCGCGGAGACCAACAACGCCGGCACCTGGGATGTGATCCCCTCCGTGTGCGTTGATTCCGTCGCCGGTTATCTCAACGGAGACCAGTACGCATCCGATTACGGCGTCATCGCCGATTACGCGCTCGCCTTCGCGAAAACGGTTCAGGTTTCCGGCGACGGCAAGGACGTCTGGATCTTCGATATCGACGAGACGCTCCTCACGAATTTAGACTACTACAAGGCTCATGGTTACGG GTCTGAACCGTTTGAGTCTAATAGCTTCAACGAGTGGGTGGTAGAAGGAACAGCTCCAGCTTTTGAAGCGAGCTTGAGACTGTACAATGCTCTCAAGAAACTCGGTTTCACCATCGTTCTCCTAACTGGTCGAGACGAGCACCAAAGAAGTGTCACCGAGACTAATCTCCGAGACGCCGGTTACTCCGGTTGGGAAAGGCTCCTCTTGAG AGGTCCTGAAGATCAAGGGAAGTCAGCTACGAACTACAAGTCCGAGCAGCGGTCGAAGTTGATCGGGGAAGGCTTCAAGATCCGTGGCAACACCGGCGATCAATGGAGCGATCTTCTCGGCTTCGCCGTGGCTGATCGTTCTTTCAAAGTCCCAAACCCAATGTACTACATTCCTTGA